In one window of Fictibacillus phosphorivorans DNA:
- a CDS encoding DNA methyltransferase, producing the protein MNIANDIKEKLHEIDWDFTGSSATKGIHSIHPYPAKFIPEIPRTILDALPVPEGTAVLDPFCGSGTTLVEAQSKGYPTVGVDLNPIACLISKVKTNTLPSDFVNIAEECIGRAKKNNNEINKEIPNVNHWFKVDIQHAISVLVSEIDKVEHETTRNGLRLALSSIIVRVSNQESDTRYAAIEKNVTKENVFSYFLVACQKLSQYLGENLFENKLSTQIINKSILEVTPSDIKKPIGMVITSPPYPNAYEYWLYHKYRMWWLGYDPNEVKTSEIGARAHYFKKNHQTIDDFKLQIDNVMELLTKVVVSSGYICFVVGRSIIHGQHYDNSKIIEDLALKHNLSVVAIIDRNIAKHRKSFNLSHAKIKKETLLILQKM; encoded by the coding sequence ATGAATATAGCAAATGATATAAAAGAAAAGCTTCATGAAATAGATTGGGACTTTACTGGTTCAAGTGCAACCAAAGGAATTCATTCGATTCACCCTTATCCAGCAAAATTCATTCCTGAAATTCCGAGAACGATATTGGACGCTCTTCCTGTGCCTGAGGGGACAGCGGTTCTTGACCCTTTTTGCGGTAGTGGAACTACTCTAGTAGAAGCTCAAAGTAAGGGATACCCAACAGTTGGGGTGGATTTAAATCCTATAGCTTGTTTGATAAGTAAAGTCAAAACTAATACTTTACCGTCTGACTTTGTAAATATCGCTGAAGAATGTATTGGCAGAGCTAAGAAAAATAATAATGAAATTAACAAAGAAATTCCAAATGTTAATCATTGGTTTAAAGTGGATATCCAGCATGCAATATCTGTTTTAGTTTCTGAAATTGACAAAGTAGAGCATGAAACTACTAGAAATGGTTTGAGACTTGCACTATCAAGTATTATTGTTCGAGTCTCAAATCAAGAAAGTGATACAAGATATGCAGCAATCGAAAAGAATGTAACAAAAGAAAATGTTTTTAGTTATTTTTTAGTAGCTTGTCAAAAATTAAGTCAATATCTTGGAGAGAACTTATTTGAAAATAAGTTAAGCACTCAGATAATTAATAAAAGTATCCTAGAAGTAACCCCTTCAGACATAAAAAAACCTATTGGCATGGTTATTACTTCACCTCCTTATCCAAATGCCTACGAATATTGGTTATATCACAAATATCGTATGTGGTGGCTGGGATATGACCCAAATGAAGTTAAAACTAGTGAAATAGGTGCAAGAGCCCACTATTTTAAGAAAAACCATCAAACTATAGATGATTTTAAATTACAGATAGATAATGTAATGGAATTACTAACAAAGGTAGTTGTTTCTTCTGGGTACATTTGTTTTGTGGTTGGACGTTCTATTATTCATGGGCAACATTATGATAATTCTAAAATAATTGAGGATTTAGCTTTAAAACATAATTTATCTGTTGTAGCGATTATTGACAGAAATATTGCTAAGCATAGAAAGTCTTTTAATTTATCTCATGCAAAGATTAAAAAAGAAACTTTATTAATATTACAAAAAATGTAA
- a CDS encoding phospholipase D family protein — MKVINNLYSNHFNYIKDILVDADELHIISPFLMESFDIFFEEIKDMGLKKISLITTLKDDNLDLLKKSNSLHSFCLNCLTHAIEYKVFIDNKLHGKIYISSKDSVPHQAIITSANFTEAGLGFNHEWGVQIDESNQVRKIIDDLYNVSSHALSNDEISNIISRIDSYTGSSGETRKPKIDLKVSDLIKKKVNVSKSDIRYFIKPVGWSDRPFSTNRSLGNDIEKLHFSKRKPSAVRVGDILICYAVGTTKLLGYYEVIEEPVFLKNADRWPWEVRAKNLSIEFSNRWNHFNNTIKSIKDTYDSNAPITFVGGKSLGALNFGADRIRLNEQFAQHVISLIKKSVE; from the coding sequence ATGAAAGTCATAAATAATTTATATTCAAACCATTTTAATTACATTAAGGACATTTTAGTAGATGCGGATGAACTGCATATTATTAGCCCATTCTTAATGGAATCTTTTGATATTTTCTTTGAAGAAATAAAGGATATGGGGTTAAAGAAAATTTCATTAATAACAACATTAAAAGACGATAATCTCGACTTGTTAAAAAAATCAAATTCATTGCATTCATTTTGTTTAAATTGCTTAACACATGCTATTGAATATAAGGTATTCATCGACAATAAATTACACGGAAAAATATATATATCTTCAAAAGATAGTGTGCCACATCAGGCAATAATTACATCAGCTAATTTTACTGAAGCAGGTTTAGGCTTTAATCATGAATGGGGTGTTCAAATAGATGAGTCTAACCAGGTTAGAAAAATTATTGATGATTTGTATAATGTTAGTAGTCATGCACTCAGTAATGATGAGATTTCAAATATAATTTCAAGAATAGATAGCTACACTGGTAGTTCGGGAGAAACAAGGAAACCAAAAATTGATTTAAAAGTTAGTGACCTAATCAAGAAAAAGGTTAATGTAAGTAAATCAGACATTCGATATTTTATTAAACCAGTAGGTTGGTCAGATAGACCTTTCTCCACTAATAGAAGTTTAGGAAATGATATTGAAAAGCTCCATTTTTCTAAAAGAAAGCCTTCTGCCGTAAGAGTTGGTGACATACTAATCTGTTATGCTGTAGGGACAACCAAATTGTTGGGTTACTATGAGGTTATTGAGGAACCTGTCTTCTTGAAAAATGCTGATAGATGGCCATGGGAGGTTCGTGCAAAAAATCTTTCTATTGAATTTAGTAACAGATGGAATCACTTTAATAACACTATTAAAAGTATAAAGGACACATATGATTCTAATGCTCCAATCACTTTTGTTGGAGGGAAATCTCTTGGGGCACTGAACTTTGGTGCTGATAGAATTCGATTGAATGAACAATTTGCTCAACATGTCATTAGTTTAATTAAAAAGTCTGTAGAATGA
- a CDS encoding AAA family ATPase, translated as MYHDYRVGSKLYENEETIFSKNTDRWSPKYDRRIPRDVFYIGISSGVPKIEEEKRQSFIRYSTTTLDDTTSRIIKEKAGYIMNRDYSSYNLHSDSKGKYIGVEYNQTKYSSLSMSAGEQRIFKILAEVYNAPKNSLILIDEIDLLLHVFAFKKLIGILSHRVEEKKLQIVFSTHSIDILNFSESINIRHLYSTSEKTICLTDTKPDTIFRITGESTRPIELFVEDDLAFTIVNQIIESLNMSRYVNVTRYGAAQNCFTTAAGMLLSNKLTTECLFILDGDMYVSDEDKMERIKSALTGTTQENYEMRDKLVNHITQFNLPESVAPELFIHSLLKELSIPNQIVETAKEIQKVHNTHKYVDDIIERMNYQSKEVGLSKIIDVASQHEKWEYYIAPIKKWLNIRRDELIEDVHNKQVLQST; from the coding sequence TTGTACCATGATTATAGAGTTGGTAGCAAATTATACGAAAATGAAGAAACCATTTTTTCTAAAAACACTGATAGATGGTCACCAAAATATGACCGAAGAATTCCACGAGATGTCTTTTATATTGGTATCAGTTCTGGTGTTCCTAAAATAGAAGAAGAAAAAAGGCAAAGTTTCATAAGATATAGCACAACTACTTTGGATGATACTACCTCTAGAATTATTAAAGAAAAAGCTGGTTATATAATGAACCGTGATTATAGTTCTTATAATTTGCACAGTGATTCAAAAGGTAAGTATATAGGTGTTGAATATAATCAGACTAAATACTCTTCTTTGAGTATGTCTGCTGGTGAACAAAGGATTTTTAAAATCTTAGCTGAAGTTTATAATGCTCCAAAAAATTCACTAATTTTAATTGATGAAATTGACTTACTTTTACATGTATTTGCATTTAAAAAGTTAATTGGCATTCTATCTCATAGAGTTGAAGAAAAGAAACTACAAATTGTATTTTCAACTCACTCAATTGATATTTTAAACTTTAGCGAATCCATTAATATACGACACTTATATAGTACTTCCGAAAAAACTATTTGTTTAACGGATACAAAACCAGATACTATTTTTCGAATAACAGGAGAGAGTACTCGACCTATTGAGTTGTTTGTGGAAGATGATTTAGCTTTTACAATTGTAAATCAAATAATTGAATCATTAAATATGTCTAGATATGTAAATGTTACACGTTATGGTGCTGCCCAAAACTGCTTTACTACAGCAGCAGGAATGTTGCTATCTAATAAGTTGACTACAGAGTGTCTATTTATTCTCGATGGGGATATGTATGTTAGTGATGAGGATAAAATGGAGAGAATAAAAAGTGCATTAACTGGTACAACACAAGAAAATTATGAAATGAGAGACAAACTTGTAAATCATATAACTCAGTTTAACTTACCTGAAAGTGTTGCACCTGAACTTTTTATTCATAGCCTTTTAAAAGAACTTTCAATCCCAAACCAAATAGTAGAAACTGCAAAAGAAATACAAAAAGTACATAATACACATAAATATGTGGACGATATAATTGAAAGAATGAATTATCAAAGTAAAGAAGTGGGATTAAGTAAAATTATTGATGTTGCAAGCCAACATGAAAAGTGGGAATACTATATAGCTCCTATTAAAAAATGGCTTAATATTCGTAGAGACGAGTTAATAGAAGACGTTCATAATAAACAAGTACTTCAATCGACCTAA
- a CDS encoding DUF2075 domain-containing protein, which produces MIIYEATKTEFISDVTNELLVERLYESYQQKIGRTSKSEINSWENSLHRMSNVMQDNEIPDDASVAIEFKIPNTSKRVDFLIAGHDGAQDHVVIVELKQWSEVEKVTSKDALVSTYLGGKMRTVTHPSYQAWSYAALIEDFNQNVQDQHIALKPCAYLHNYRKLDNDPLIDPHYSDHLAKAPVFAKGEIQKLRDFIKKYVRYGDHNKLIYQIERGKIRPSKSLQDSLASLLKGNQEFVLIDEQKVFYEDAFHLAIESIKSNQKRVMVIEGGPGTGKSVMAINLLVNLINEDLTALYVSKNSAPRNVYASKLKGTIKKTQIDNLFKGSGSFYESEKKEFDVLIIDEAHRLNEKSGLFSNLGDNQIKEVIHSSKFTIFFIDENQKVTLKDIGSIDLIKKYANELDAELVQGKLTSQFRCDGSDAYIAWLDDVLQIRKTANENDRGVDYDFRVYDDPNNMLQKIEELNKKNNKSRMLAGYCWEWPKNGRTSTLHKDIVIPEHNFNISWNLSDSIWAIHQDSVSEAGCIHTSQGLEFDYVGVIIGPDLAFQDDQVMTDYTKRAKTDQSLKGIKTLAKENPEKAQILADQIIRNTYRTLMTRGQKGCFIFCTDPELNEYFRERLKKSVVYQDLSPRQAEVAAEDRGKY; this is translated from the coding sequence TTGATTATTTACGAAGCGACCAAGACTGAATTTATTTCCGATGTTACGAACGAGCTTCTCGTCGAACGTCTTTACGAGTCATACCAACAGAAGATCGGCCGTACTTCTAAAAGTGAAATCAACTCATGGGAGAACTCTCTTCACCGTATGTCAAATGTGATGCAGGATAACGAGATTCCGGATGATGCATCTGTCGCGATAGAATTCAAGATTCCTAATACATCTAAACGTGTCGACTTTTTAATAGCTGGCCATGACGGTGCCCAAGACCATGTGGTGATTGTAGAGTTAAAACAATGGTCAGAGGTTGAAAAGGTAACGTCTAAAGATGCACTTGTGTCTACCTATCTTGGAGGGAAAATGAGAACGGTAACGCATCCATCTTATCAAGCTTGGTCATACGCTGCTTTAATTGAAGATTTTAATCAGAATGTACAAGATCAACACATAGCGTTGAAACCGTGTGCCTATTTACATAATTATAGAAAATTAGATAATGACCCCTTGATTGATCCTCACTACTCAGACCATCTGGCTAAAGCACCTGTATTTGCAAAAGGTGAGATACAGAAATTAAGAGATTTTATAAAGAAATACGTTCGTTACGGTGACCATAACAAATTGATATATCAAATCGAGCGAGGTAAAATTCGGCCGTCTAAATCCTTACAAGATTCTCTCGCAAGTTTATTAAAAGGTAATCAGGAATTTGTGCTTATTGATGAACAAAAAGTGTTTTACGAAGATGCCTTTCACTTAGCAATTGAGAGTATTAAAAGTAACCAGAAGAGAGTAATGGTGATTGAAGGAGGACCAGGAACCGGGAAATCCGTTATGGCTATAAACCTTCTTGTGAATCTTATCAACGAAGACTTAACAGCACTATATGTCTCAAAAAATTCAGCTCCACGTAACGTATATGCTTCTAAACTGAAAGGCACCATCAAGAAAACACAAATCGATAATCTATTTAAAGGTTCAGGCAGTTTCTATGAATCAGAAAAGAAAGAGTTTGATGTACTCATCATAGATGAAGCTCATCGTTTGAATGAAAAGTCAGGATTATTCAGCAATTTAGGAGACAACCAGATAAAAGAAGTAATCCATTCATCTAAATTTACTATTTTCTTTATCGATGAAAACCAAAAAGTGACACTAAAAGATATTGGAAGTATAGATTTAATTAAAAAGTATGCAAATGAGTTAGATGCTGAATTAGTACAAGGGAAACTCACTTCACAATTTCGATGTGATGGGTCTGATGCATATATTGCCTGGCTGGATGATGTACTTCAAATCAGGAAAACAGCCAATGAAAATGATAGAGGCGTTGATTACGATTTTAGAGTGTACGATGACCCGAATAATATGCTGCAGAAAATTGAAGAGCTAAATAAGAAAAACAATAAATCACGTATGCTTGCCGGTTACTGTTGGGAGTGGCCAAAAAATGGTCGGACGAGTACTCTTCATAAAGACATAGTTATACCAGAACATAATTTTAATATCAGTTGGAACCTCTCTGACAGTATATGGGCAATACACCAGGATTCTGTCTCTGAAGCAGGCTGTATTCACACTTCTCAAGGACTTGAATTTGATTATGTAGGTGTTATTATTGGGCCAGACCTTGCCTTTCAGGATGACCAGGTAATGACCGACTACACAAAACGTGCTAAAACTGATCAGTCTCTTAAAGGTATTAAGACGCTAGCAAAAGAAAATCCAGAAAAAGCTCAAATTCTTGCAGACCAAATTATTAGGAATACATACCGAACACTTATGACTAGAGGTCAAAAGGGATGTTTCATCTTCTGTACAGATCCAGAATTAAATGAGTATTTTAGAGAACGACTGAAGAAATCAGTTGTTTATCAGGATTTGTCACCTCGTCAGGCAGAAGTGGCTGCGGAAGATCGGGGTAAGTATTAA
- a CDS encoding S1C family serine protease has protein sequence MGYYDDDYQQPSRQKGNRGGKFLPALLGAILGGLLVLFTVPALGGAGLLPDNLYPPNEEQNGLGTDENVEQRKVDVDLTTNVTDAVDKASDAVVEVINIQQTDFWSQQPAGTGSGVIYKKEGNKAYVVTNDHVVADANQIEITLSNGTKLKGTLRGTDPLMDLAVVEIDGSKVDSVAEFGVSGDLKRGEPAIAIGNPLGNFPGSVTQGVVSSADRSIPVDLDQDGNPDWQAEVIQTDAAINPGNSGGALINISGQVIGINSSKIAQNEVEGIGFAIPSDVAKPIIEDLEQYGETRRPFLGVNIIPLSQVNTYQREQTLKIPNSVQEGVVVMEITSASPAARAGIKEMDVIVEMGGEKIKDPIALRKFLYTKAKIGDEVDVTFYRDGKKKTVKVELSGGKQSQ, from the coding sequence ATGGGTTATTACGATGATGATTATCAACAACCATCTCGACAAAAAGGAAACCGTGGAGGAAAGTTTCTACCAGCTTTGCTAGGAGCCATTCTAGGCGGTTTGCTTGTCTTGTTTACAGTACCTGCACTAGGAGGAGCTGGTCTTTTACCAGACAATCTGTATCCTCCGAATGAGGAACAAAACGGTCTAGGTACTGACGAAAATGTGGAACAGCGAAAAGTGGATGTGGATCTGACGACGAATGTAACGGATGCCGTTGATAAAGCATCTGATGCAGTTGTGGAAGTCATCAACATTCAGCAGACTGATTTTTGGAGCCAGCAGCCAGCGGGCACAGGATCAGGTGTTATTTATAAAAAAGAAGGCAATAAAGCCTATGTGGTAACAAATGACCACGTTGTGGCCGATGCGAACCAAATCGAGATTACGCTTAGCAACGGTACGAAGCTTAAAGGCACATTACGCGGAACTGATCCTCTAATGGACTTAGCTGTTGTTGAAATCGATGGCAGCAAGGTCGATAGTGTAGCGGAGTTTGGAGTATCAGGTGACTTAAAACGTGGTGAACCTGCCATCGCCATCGGTAATCCGCTCGGAAACTTCCCTGGATCTGTTACACAAGGTGTTGTATCAAGTGCAGACCGTTCGATTCCAGTTGATCTGGATCAAGACGGAAACCCAGATTGGCAAGCTGAAGTTATTCAGACAGATGCAGCGATCAACCCGGGTAACAGCGGTGGTGCTTTGATCAATATTTCCGGTCAGGTGATCGGGATCAACTCTTCTAAAATCGCGCAGAACGAAGTAGAAGGAATCGGTTTCGCCATTCCATCTGATGTGGCAAAGCCGATCATCGAAGATCTTGAGCAATATGGTGAAACACGCAGACCATTCTTAGGTGTTAACATCATTCCGCTTTCTCAAGTGAACACGTATCAGCGTGAACAAACGCTGAAGATTCCAAACAGCGTACAAGAAGGTGTCGTTGTGATGGAGATCACGTCAGCTTCACCAGCAGCTCGTGCGGGTATTAAGGAAATGGACGTAATTGTCGAGATGGGTGGAGAGAAGATCAAAGACCCAATCGCTCTTCGTAAGTTCCTTTATACAAAGGCGAAGATTGGTGATGAGGTGGATGTGACGTTCTATCGTGATGGGAAGAAGAAGACCGTTAAAGTTGAATTGAGCGGTGGTAAGCAATCTCAATAA
- the rlmH gene encoding 23S rRNA (pseudouridine(1915)-N(3))-methyltransferase RlmH, which produces MNISIVSVGKLKEKYLKLGIDEYLKRLGPYAKVEIIEVPDEKAPETLSDQEMVMVKNAEGERILAKIGQDVHVIAMAIEGKAVSSEDLAKNLDQLATYGKSKVAFVIGGSLGLSDAVMKRANEKISFGKITYPHQLMKLVLIEQIYRAFRINRGEPYHK; this is translated from the coding sequence GTGAATATTTCAATCGTTTCCGTAGGGAAATTAAAAGAAAAATACTTAAAACTAGGTATTGATGAATACTTAAAGCGACTAGGACCTTATGCAAAAGTAGAAATCATAGAGGTCCCGGATGAAAAAGCACCTGAAACCTTAAGTGATCAAGAGATGGTCATGGTCAAAAATGCTGAAGGTGAAAGAATTCTAGCAAAGATCGGTCAAGATGTGCATGTGATTGCGATGGCGATCGAGGGAAAAGCTGTTTCATCTGAAGATCTGGCTAAAAATTTAGATCAGCTTGCGACGTATGGCAAGAGCAAGGTTGCTTTTGTTATTGGAGGATCTTTAGGCTTAAGCGATGCTGTTATGAAGCGGGCAAATGAGAAGATATCATTTGGGAAGATTACGTATCCGCATCAATTGATGAAGTTGGTGCTGATTGAGCAGATTTATCGGGCGTTTCGGATTAATCGAGGGGAACCGTACCATAAGTAA
- a CDS encoding CxxH/CxxC protein, which produces MVIICCKDHAELAIDIIVDEFETPPVVELLTENDELSTGCEYCDNKGVYKVSNI; this is translated from the coding sequence TTGGTTATTATTTGCTGCAAAGACCATGCTGAGCTTGCGATTGACATCATTGTGGATGAGTTTGAAACGCCACCTGTTGTTGAGTTACTAACAGAGAATGATGAGTTATCAACAGGTTGTGAATACTGCGATAACAAAGGTGTATATAAAGTATCGAACATATGA
- a CDS encoding nucleotide pyrophosphohydrolase, which yields MNEIKQLINAINEFRDERGWKPHHNPKDLAISLSIEAAELLEDFQWKSSEEAVEQNIENIKEEIADVFIYGLMLCNELDLDVETIIKDKIKKNGLKYPVSKN from the coding sequence ATGAATGAAATAAAGCAGCTAATAAACGCTATCAATGAATTTCGAGATGAAAGAGGATGGAAACCTCATCACAATCCAAAAGATCTTGCCATTTCTCTTTCCATTGAAGCAGCTGAACTATTAGAAGATTTTCAGTGGAAAAGCAGTGAAGAGGCTGTAGAACAAAACATTGAAAATATTAAAGAAGAAATCGCTGATGTTTTCATCTACGGACTTATGCTCTGCAATGAACTGGATTTGGATGTTGAAACAATTATTAAAGATAAGATTAAGAAGAATGGGTTGAAGTATCCTGTTTCAAAAAATTAG
- a CDS encoding DNA methyltransferase, with amino-acid sequence MHYRLFWNNYKYFPYEKELALKEVEALLNPQEIYSENDVINIELSGTASANEKLKKLTYFSMVESENETIIPSQVRVEQTAGNSTNNRQATRYSAHGIHEYKGKFNPQVVKSLLNIFNVNENSNVIDPFSGSGTTLLECSLQNINAIGLDINPFAVFIANAKQIAISNPAEKIAEVGNKIIRDYHQSNNIFELPLNLTEREEYLLKWFPEETFFEIEFLRESINHNAGPLKNIFLVLLSNLIREYSLQEPADLRIRRRKSPFPEELLIDAYELSINKFVNNIRASQETTGLKVKKNKAINFDSRNLEAQEGVLDLNYFDAGITSPPYATALPYIDTQRLSLVWLGLIPPNEIMPLEGNLIGSREFKNAVKKEWQEKMLSNVSQIPESLFMYCNTLQYALSESDGFRRQAVPVLLYRYLADMMLMFKNLLPYFKKNAPYALIVGHNHTTLGGKRFDINTPKLLVEIAVAVGWIHDESVELQTYKRYGIHHKNAVNNETLIILRKP; translated from the coding sequence ATGCATTATCGCTTATTCTGGAATAATTACAAATACTTTCCGTATGAAAAAGAGTTAGCTTTAAAAGAAGTTGAGGCATTATTAAATCCTCAAGAAATTTATTCAGAAAATGATGTAATAAACATTGAACTAAGCGGAACCGCTTCTGCAAATGAAAAGTTAAAAAAACTCACTTATTTTTCCATGGTGGAGTCAGAAAATGAAACGATAATTCCTTCTCAAGTGAGAGTTGAACAAACTGCAGGCAATTCTACAAATAACAGACAAGCTACAAGGTATTCAGCACACGGTATTCATGAATATAAAGGTAAATTTAATCCACAGGTGGTCAAGTCTCTTCTGAATATTTTTAACGTGAATGAAAATAGTAATGTAATTGACCCGTTTTCTGGTAGTGGAACAACTCTACTTGAATGTTCACTTCAAAACATAAATGCTATCGGTCTAGACATTAATCCTTTTGCTGTATTCATTGCAAATGCGAAACAAATAGCAATATCAAATCCTGCTGAGAAAATTGCTGAAGTAGGAAATAAAATTATTAGAGATTATCATCAGTCCAATAACATATTTGAATTACCATTAAATTTAACTGAACGTGAAGAATATTTACTTAAATGGTTTCCCGAAGAAACTTTTTTTGAAATTGAATTTTTAAGGGAAAGTATAAATCATAATGCTGGTCCACTAAAAAATATATTTCTAGTTCTACTAAGTAATCTTATACGTGAATATTCTTTACAAGAACCTGCTGATTTAAGGATTCGAAGACGTAAATCACCTTTTCCAGAAGAATTACTTATTGACGCATATGAGTTATCTATAAATAAGTTTGTTAATAACATAAGAGCTTCCCAAGAAACTACAGGGTTAAAAGTAAAGAAAAACAAAGCAATAAATTTTGATTCAAGAAATTTAGAAGCACAAGAAGGAGTATTAGATCTAAATTATTTTGATGCAGGAATAACAAGTCCTCCTTATGCGACGGCTTTACCATATATCGATACACAGCGTCTTAGCCTAGTTTGGTTAGGGCTAATCCCTCCTAATGAAATTATGCCTTTAGAAGGTAATCTTATAGGGAGCAGAGAGTTTAAAAATGCTGTAAAAAAAGAGTGGCAAGAAAAGATGTTAAGTAATGTTTCACAGATACCTGAATCGTTATTTATGTATTGTAATACGTTACAATACGCATTAAGTGAGTCAGACGGCTTTCGCAGACAAGCAGTTCCGGTGCTTTTATATAGGTATCTTGCTGATATGATGTTAATGTTTAAAAACCTATTACCTTACTTTAAAAAAAATGCACCGTATGCACTAATAGTTGGACATAACCATACTACCTTAGGGGGAAAGAGGTTTGATATTAATACTCCAAAACTCCTAGTGGAAATTGCAGTTGCTGTAGGGTGGATTCATGATGAGAGTGTAGAACTCCAAACTTATAAACGATATGGTATTCATCATAAAAATGCTGTAAATAATGAAACTTTGATTATTCTAAGGAAGCCTTAA
- a CDS encoding phospholipase D-like domain-containing protein: MNFFSLHPNVYATGRPKGLIGMLENVWVSNHTPGEGTLYLISGFSNYNGGVRFYETFTEHINQGGRVIAILGGSTSQRLSSRQVVEELLNRGVEVHIINRKRILHAKLYGASNNLGESLVVSSGNFTGPGMSQNIEASLLLDNNTTQSMGFSWNDMISEMLNQNWHIHNMTNATDVSPGWNLLYDERTTNLTLDETERVTLIVTLGHADTARIQAAPGTTAGQGTQYFWLSKDSYDFFPPLTIRNRRGTKATYSSLINMNYIDINYTDTQCRVTFEAENNFDFRLGTGKLRYTGVAESNDIAAITRVGDSDYELRIIKQDTPEYAQLDPYAVSFIGNRGKRFGYISNEEFGRIIGVTF, encoded by the coding sequence TTGAATTTTTTCTCTTTACATCCAAACGTTTATGCAACTGGAAGACCAAAAGGATTAATAGGAATGCTTGAAAATGTATGGGTCTCCAATCACACTCCTGGAGAGGGTACCCTTTATTTAATATCGGGATTTTCCAACTATAACGGTGGGGTTAGATTTTATGAAACCTTTACAGAGCACATAAACCAAGGAGGAAGAGTTATTGCTATTTTGGGTGGAAGTACCTCCCAAAGACTTTCTAGTAGGCAAGTTGTTGAAGAGTTACTAAATAGAGGTGTAGAGGTACATATTATTAATAGAAAACGAATATTACATGCAAAATTATATGGAGCTAGTAATAACTTAGGAGAATCTTTAGTAGTTTCATCTGGTAATTTTACTGGCCCTGGTATGTCCCAAAATATTGAAGCTTCTCTTCTTTTAGACAATAATACTACTCAATCAATGGGATTCTCGTGGAATGACATGATAAGTGAAATGCTGAATCAGAACTGGCATATTCATAATATGACTAACGCTACTGACGTATCTCCTGGCTGGAATCTACTTTATGATGAGCGTACAACAAACTTGACATTAGATGAAACAGAGAGAGTTACCTTAATTGTTACTTTAGGTCACGCTGATACAGCTAGAATACAAGCTGCGCCAGGCACTACTGCTGGTCAAGGAACACAGTATTTCTGGCTAAGTAAAGATAGTTATGACTTCTTCCCACCTTTAACTATTAGAAATCGACGTGGAACAAAAGCAACTTACTCTAGTTTAATAAATATGAATTATATTGACATTAATTATACAGATACTCAATGTAGAGTTACCTTTGAGGCTGAAAACAACTTTGATTTTAGACTCGGAACTGGAAAATTACGGTACACTGGAGTAGCAGAAAGTAACGATATAGCGGCAATAACACGTGTTGGTGACTCTGATTATGAACTAAGGATAATTAAACAAGATACCCCTGAGTATGCTCAACTTGACCCTTATGCAGTCAGTTTTATTGGTAACAGAGGGAAAAGATTTGGCTATATTTCTAATGAAGAATTCGGAAGGATTATTGGGGTTACATTTTAA